The Flavobacterium johnsoniae UW101 genomic interval AATGCAGGGAAAATAACCTAGGGCAATTTTACTTAAAATATACGACCAGCTGTGACCGTCTAGTTTTATTTCGTCATATACACAGGCTAAAATAACTAAGTAAACCAGAGTATTTACGAGTAGATTTCGCAGAAAAAAGTTTTGATAAATTTTAGAAATTGTCATAACTGCAAAATTAGTTTAATATTATAGTTTATAGCGCTTTGCAGGCTATAATTTATACAAACGCCATTCGTATAAATGATACGCCACTGGTATAAATATTCTATTATAATAGGAACTGCTAAATTACTTTTGACTCCGAATTTCAATTATAATCCACAAACAAAACTTATACAATCCATTTATGAAATCAAGAATCATTTCGGTTTTAATCGTATTTACATCTCTGCACACAATCGCTCAGGAAAAAGAACCGGCAATTAAAACATTTGGTAAAGCCCTTGTAGATAAATTTCCAACAACAAGAACTTTTGATGTGCAATACGAACAGTTAGGGCCGTCTAATTACAATTCTGATTTATTTGGAAATAATTTTGAAAGAGGACGAATTGAAAGCCATAACCGATTTAAAGCTGCTTTTAATCTGCCTTTTTATGCTTCAAAATCAAAGCAGTTTGTTTTAACAACTTCTCTTCGATATAAATATGAAACGTATGAGTTTGGCGATATTTACAATTATACAAGTATGCAGACTTATTCGCGGGACCGTCAGGAACTGCATTTATGGGGAGGTTCTTTGAGTGCAACTTATATGACATCGCTTTTTAAAAAACCGGTTATTTATAATGCTACAGCAACAGTTGACGGAGATGAAGATGGTTTTCAGCGTTTAAAAGGATTTGTATCGGCTGTTATAGTGCTGAAACGAACGCCAAGCACAACTATTACTTTGGGAGCTTTGGCTTTGCTGGATCCGTCTTCTATTGTGCCGGTTACACCGCTTTTTTCGGTCAATCATAAATTTAATAATTCAAAATGGGATATGGATTTTATTTTACCGCAGCGTTTGTTGTTTAGAAGAGAATTATTAGAAAACGGAAGAATTTCATTTGGTACTGAATTGAATACTGAAAGTTTTTACTTAAATTTAAATACCTCAAATTTAAATGGCGTTTACGAACTCAATCAGCTCGAGTTAAAATCCGGAATTACCTACGAATATTGCTTTACGCCAAAAATAATAGCATTTGTAAAAGGCGGTGTTAATAATGTTGTAAGTGCACGTATTACCGAAAAAGGCGAACGCACTAATCGCTATGTGTACGATCAGAAAGAAGATGCACAGGGATATGTTAGAATTGGTGTGTCGTATAATCTTTTTCAGAAGAAATAATTCAGGAGTTTAAGAATTAATATAAATAGTTATGATTGTTGAGGTTTTTAAAACAAATGTCCAGAAAGAATCAGAAAAGAATTATGTTATAGCTGTTATTCAAAATCAGTTTCCAGATTATAAAATTAATTTTGATCTCGAAGACTGCGATAAAATATTACGAGTAGAAGGTGTTGAGCCTCAGTATAATGATATTATCGATTATGTAAATTGTCTGGGCTATACGTGCATTCGATTAGATTAACATTTTATTACACAAAACAGGTAAAAATACGCAGCCGTATATTTAGCTTTATAAATAGTTTTGTACGATAATTTCATCTAAAAATAAAACTAACACCAATGACAAGTTTCATTCTTTCGCTGTTCATTTTACTTCTAAAACAATTCTGTTAATACAACAGCTGTTTCTTATTCTTGCTTTTTTATGCTGAAAAGGTTTGCGTTGTTTTCGGGCATATTTTTTACATTTGTGCCATATGAAAAAAGCTTTCCAACTCTTCGATTTCTCTCAAAAGGTAAATTATAAAAACGAAATTTTAGCAGGTTTAACTGTTGCCATGACAATGATTCCAGAATCGTTGTCATTTGCTATTTTAGCTGGATTTCCGCCTTTGGTTGGTTTATACGCCGAATTTATTGCCGGATTAGTTACGGCCATTTTTGGCGGAAGACCCGGTATGATTTCGGGCGGAGCAGGAGCAACGGTAATTGTTTTGATTGCTCTGATGAAATCGCATGGCATAGAATATGTTTTTGCTGCTGTCGCACTTGGCGGTGTGGTGCAAATTTGTATCGGACTTTTTAAACTCGGAAAATTTATTCGGTTAGTGCCTCAGCCTGTAATGTTTGGTTTCGTAAACGGATTGGCTGTTGTGATTTTTATGTCGCAGCTGGAACAGTTTAAAACCATAGTAAACGGTCAGGTTTCATGGCTTCAGGGAACTCCTTTGTATATTATGCTGGGTCTGGTTGCGCTTACAGTTGCAATTGTTCTTGTTTTTCCTAAAATTACAAAAGCAGTTCCGGCATCTCTGGTTGCTATTATGGTGGTTTTTGCATTGGTAATTGTTTTTAATATCGAAACTAAAACGGTCGAAGATATTGCTTCTGTTCAAGGCGGTTTTCCTCCATTTCATATACCTAATATTCCCATTTCTTTTGAGACTTTAAAAATCATATTTCCGTATTCGGTAATTGTTGCGGCAGTTGGTTTGACTGAAGGTTTGCTTACGCTGAATTTAGTCGACGAAATTACCGGAACCCGCGGTAACAGTAATCGTGAATGTATTGCGCAGGGAAGTTCGAATATTTTAAACGGGTTTTTCTACGGAATGGGCGGCTGCCCAATGATTGCGCAGACTCTGGTAAATCTGGGTGCAGGATCTAGAGCAAGACTTTCGGGAATTATTGCAGCTTTGACGATTTTATTAATTATACTTTTTGGAGCGCCCGTAATTGGAAAATTGCCAATGGCAGCTTTAGTCGGCGTTATGATGATGGTAGCGATTACGACTTTTGAATGGGCTAGTTTCAGAATTATCAATAAAATGCCTAAACACGATATTTTCGTGGGAATTCTGGTGGCGTTAATTACAATTGTATTACACAATCTGGCTTTGGCGGTTTTAATTGGTGTGATTATTTCTGCTTTGGTTTTTGCCTGGGAAAGTGCCAAAAGAATCCGTGCGAGACAATTTATTGATGAAAACGGCATAAAACATTATGAAATTTACGGTCCGCTATTTTTTGGGTCGATAACCGCTTTTCTGGAAAAATTTGATGTACAGAACGATCCGGAACATGTTATAATTGATTTTAAAGAAAGCCGTGTTTCAGATATGTCGGCTATTGAAGCACTAAACAATTTGACTAAAAAATACCGTCAGGAAAATAAAACAATAGAATTACAGCATTTAAGTGCAGACTGCAGACAGTTACTTAAAAACGCCGATGCGGTTATAAATGTAAATGTTATTGAAGATCCAACCTATAAAGTAGTGTCTTGATAATGGTGAATTGTTAATTGTTAATTGTGAATGGTTAATTATGAATTAATTTATTCATTGCAATAAACCCGGCAGGTTTTTAAAACCTGTCGGGTTTGTTGTTTTATCTGTATCTTTTTTGTCAGGCTGAGCGAAGTCGAAGCCCACGTGCTAATTGCAGTGCCCTTCGACTTCGCTCAAGAGGACAATCACTTCATTATTAAATTATCTAATTAACTAAAGATTGATTTTTGTAACTTTGCAAAATGAAACTGACAGAAACTTTAGAAGATTTTTACACTGTAAAAATAAAAGGGATGCCCGAAAATCTTAAAAAAGAGATCGGACATTTTAATGTTTTTAAATTGGATGATTATATCGGGAGCACTTGTAATCCGTTGCCTTATACTAGAAAAGACTTTTATAAAATAAGTTTGATCGTGGGCAGAAACAAAGTGCATTATGCTGATAAAGTTGTGGCAATCGAAGATCAGGCTTTGTTTTTTGCGAATCCGCAGATTCCGTATAGCTGGGAACATATTGATGAGAATCAAACTGGATTTTTCTGCATTTTTACAGATGCTTTCTTTAGCCAGTTTGGAAATTTAAAAGAATATCCTTTGTTTCAGCCCGGAGGTAATCCTGTTGTTCCGGTTTCTAAAGAACTGGCAGAATCTTTAAAAACAGTTTATCTTAGAATGCTGGAAGAAATCAATTCTGATTATGCTTTTAAATATGATGTACTCCGAAATCTGGTTTTTGAAATTATTCACCTTGCACTTAAAACGCAGACTGTAACTGCTTCATTATACAGTAAATCAAATGCTACAATTCGAGTTTCTTCTTTATTTCTGGAGCTGCTAGAACGTCAGTTTCCAATAGAATCGATTACGCAGCAAATTAATTTTCGTTCGCCTTCAGAATATGCCAATCAGTTAAATGTGCATGTCAATCACTTGAATAAAGCATTAAAAGAAACAACGGGAAAAACAACTTCACAGATTATTTCTGAAAGAATTATTCAGGAAGCAATGATTCTGCTAAAACAAACCAATTGGAATATTAATGAAATTGCGTGGTGTTTAGGCTTCGAAGAATTGTCTCATTTTATTAATTTCTTCAAGAAAAATGTTCAGGTTTCGCCTAAAAACTATCGTTTAGCAGAAATTGTTTGATTTTTGTAACTTCTTGTTTGATTGTTTCAATGTTTAAGAAGCACTTCACCAATACCTTTGTCCTGTAATTAATAACGTAAAAATTAAAATCATGGACAATAACAAAGTTTGGTTTATCACAGGTGCTTCAAAAGGACTTGGATTAGAATTAGCTAAAAAATTATTAGCAGAAGGTTTTAAAGTTGCTGCAACATCAAGAAGTGAAGAGGCTTTAGTAAAAGTATTAGGAAATTCATCTGAAAAATTTCTTCCTCTTGAAATGGATTTAGTTGACGAGAAAAGTGTAAAAAGTGCAATCGACAAAACTATCAATCATTTTAAAACAATTGATGTTTTGGTAAATAATGCCGGTTATGGTTTATTGGGAGCATTGGAAGAATTAACAGACGCTGAATCAAGAAAAAACTACGAAGTAAATGTTTTCGGATTATTGAATGTAATTAGAAATACAATGCCAATTCTTCGTGCAAACAAATCTGGACACATTTTTAATATTTCTTCTGTAGGAGGTTATTATGGGGAATTTCCAGGCTGGGGAATTTACTGTTCTACAAAATTTGCAGTTGCGGGTTTAACAGAATCTTTAGCAGCAGAAGTAAAATCGTTTGGAGTTCATGCTACAATCGTGTATCCGGGTTATTTTAGAACTGATTTCTTAAAAGACAGTTCTTTATTACTGCCTCAAAACCCAATTGCAGATTATAAAGAAGTAAGACAATCTGAAAGCGCGCACAAGGAAGATATCAACCAAAATCAGCCGGGAGATCCTGTGAAATTAGCTGAAGCTTTGATTAAAGCAAGCGAGGATCAAAATCCGCCTCTGCATTTGTTTTTAGGGGAAGATGCCTATAATATGGCAAACCAAAAAATAGCAAGTGTAAAAAGCGAATTGGAAGCATGGAAAGAGGTTTCTGTTTCTACTGGTTTTTAATTAGATAATGATATTTATAACGATTGGTGTTAATTTATCCAAATAGTAAACCCGACAGGTATTTAAAACCTGTCGGGTTTGTTGTGTTTATAAGTTTGTCAGGCTGAGCGAAGTCGAAGCCCGCGTACCAATTGGAACGTCCTTCGACTTCGCTCAGGATGACACTCAATTCATTTTCTAATTAACCAGCATTGATTTTACATCGCTTAATTTCCCGTCAACTTGATCAATCTGCAATCCTAAAATATGTGCTATTAAAGGGTAAACAGAAACGTTTTGAAAAGTTTTGACTTCTTTGTTTACTTTAAAAGCAGGTCCTTTTGCATAAAAAACAGCGTGCATATCTTTGTTTTCATTGTCGTAACCGTGAGTTCCGCCTTTTATATGAGTGCTTTCTTTGCTTACTAAACTCCATCCTTTTTCAGCTTCAATAACAAAGTCATGTACACGCGGATTAGTTCCGTAATGCAGTCTTTCAGGAACTTCGGTAGATTTCCAGAATTTAATATGCGGTACTTTTTTCAAAGCATTTGCAATAGAATCCTGATAACCGGCTTTGGCCTGCAGACTCATTATTGGGTTAATTACATCTTTGTAACCCAGCCATTCTGGTTTTAAATAATCCAGAACCGCTACTTTTTTATCGTTGCTTATATCGGCCATTCCGTGATCTGAAACGATAATTAAATTGATTTGTTTTCCAATAGGCAGTTGATCTAATTTACGGGATAATTCTCCCATAATAGAATCCATTTTTGTTGCTGCTTTTTTAGTTTCAGGCGAAAGCGGACCAAAATTATGTCCTGAATGATCTGGTTCATCAAAATATAAAGTAACCAGATGAGGTCTTTGTTTTTCCGGAAGCTGCAGCCATTTTAGAACTGTGTCTATTCTGGCTCCGTACGGAATTTTATTGTCATAATCTTTGTAATAACTTGGATTTCTTTTGTCGATATCAGATCCCGGCCAAAAGAAAGAAGCTGCTTTTACTCCTTGCTGTTCAGCGACATTCCAAATAGGGTTTCCGCCATAAAAACGAGAATCACTTTTTGCTTTACTTGACAATGAAAAAGATTCGTTTAAATCAGCATCGTAAAAAACATTATTAATAATCCCGTGATGATCCGGATAAAGTCCTGTTACAATAGCGTAATGATTTGGAAAAGTTTTGGTAGGATAAGAAGGTTTCATCGATTTTGCATGAACACCTTGTTTAGCAATCTGCGGCAGATTTTGAAGATTAAACTGCTTGGCATAATCCCATCTAAAACCATCCATAGAAACTAAAACAACATAATTATCTTTGGTATTTTGGGCTTGTAAAAAGAATGAAAGTGAAAGAAAAATTAAAGACAGGAGCGAGGTAAAATGCTTTTTCATTTTTTGAATTTATTATACCTGCAAAGGTAGAGATAACAGATTTTTTAAATAAAAAGAGAATGTTAAATAAAAAAAGTTTGCCACGACTCGAGCGATAGCGAACTGACGAAGTAATTGCACTAATTTCCACGAATGATTTTGCTTGTAAAAAGTTGCCACAGATTTCACAGATTAAAAAGATTTCTTTATTGGATACACTAAAAATTTTTCACGCAGATTCTACAGATTCAAGCAGATTAATTTTATAATCTATGATCTGCATAAAATAAAAATCCTTTTAATCTGTGTAATCTGTGGCTGAAAAAAAAAATAATTCGTGGAAATTCATGGCAAACAAAAAAAAAGCGCCAGATAAAAATCTGACGCTTTTAAGTTTTAAGAAGGGAATGAATTACATCATTCCTGGCATTCCGCCTCCCATTGGCATTCCACCTCCGGCATTTTCTTCTTTAATATCGATTAATGCACATTCTGTAGTTAAGATCATTCCAGAAACAGATGCAGCGTTTTCAAGAGCTACACGAGTTACTTTCTTAGGATCGATAATTCCAGCTTTAAGCATATCTACATATTCGTCAGTTTTTGCGTTATATCCAAAATCGCCAGAACCTTCAGCAACTTTAGCCACAACAACAGATCCTTCAAGACCAGCGTTTTCAACGATAGTTCTTAATGGAGCTTCAATCGCGCGAGAAACGATTTGGATTCCAGTTGCTTCGTCAGCGTTATCTGCTTTTAAGTCAGCTAAAGCAAGTTTAGCTCTTAATAAAGCAACACCACCACCAGCAACGATTCCTTCTTCTACAGCAGCACGAGTTGCATGTAAAGCATCGTCAACTCTGTCTTTTTTCTCTTTCATTTCAACTTCAGAAGCTGCGCCAACATAAAGAACTGCAACACCTCCGGCTAATTTAGCCAGACGCTCTTGTAATTTTTCTTTATCGTAATCAGATGTAGTAGTTTCCATCTGACCTTTAATTTGGTTTACTCTGTTTTTGATGATATCTGCTTCACCAGCACCGCTTACGATAGTTGTATTATCTTTATCGATAGAAACTCTTTTTGCGTTTCCTAACATTTCGATAGTTGTATTTTCTAGCGTATAACCTCTTTCTTCAGAAATTACAGTTCCACCAGTTAAGATTGCTATATCTTCTAACATTGCTTTTCTTCTGTCTCCAAAACCTGGAGCTTTTACAGCAGCAATTTTAAGAGCACCTCTTAATTTGTTTACTACTAATGTAGAAAGCGCTTCTCCGTCTACATCTTCAGCAATAATCAATAATGGTTTTCCTGATTGAGCAACTGGCTCTAAAACCGGAAGTAATTCTTTTAAAGAAGATACTTTTTTATCGTATAATAAGATGTATGGAGAGTCTAATTCTACTTCCATTTTCTCAGGGTTTGTAACGAAGTAAGGAGAAAGGTATCCTCTGTCAAACTGCATACCTTCAACAACATCAACAAAAGTATCAGTTCCTTTTGCTTCTTCAACAGTGATAACACCTTCTTTTCCAACTTTAGCGAAAGCTGTAGCGATTAATTCACCAATAACTTCGTCATTGTTAGCAGAGATAGAAGCAATTTGCTGAATTTTATCAGAATCACTTCCAACAACTTTAGCTTGTTTTGCTAAGTCAGCCACGATAGTTTCAACAGCTTTGTCGATACCACGTTTTAAGTCCATTGGGTTTGCACCTGCAGCAACGTTTTTAAGACCTTCTTTTACGATAGCCTGAGCTAAAACTGTAGCAGTTGTAGTTCCGTCACCCGCTAAATCATTGGTTTTAGAAGCAACTTCTTTTACCATTTGTGCACCCATATTTTCTAATGGGTCTTTTAATTCGATTTCTTTTGCAACAGAAACACCATCTTTAGTAACAGTTGGCCCACCAAATGATTTCCCGATGATTACGTTACGACCTTTTGGTCCAAGAGTTACTTTTACAGCATTTGCTAATGCATCAACACCACGTTTTAATCCGTCACGTGCTTCAATATCAAATTTTATATCTTTTGCCATTTTTTTTTATTTGCTTTAGGCAGTAGGCTTTAAGCTTTAGGCTCTTCTACTGCTGAGTTAATATTTTTTTATTTTTCTTACAGCTTATAGCTAAACCAATACTTGTTTTAATTTGTAAATTTTGCTTTTTATACTGTTGATTTTTTCTATTTGTTTTTCTGCAATTTCATTATTTAGATATTGCAGGTCTTTAGCTAAAATCAAAAGATATTCTGTTTCATTGGCAGAACCTAAAGCGATGTTGAGAAATTGATTGAATTCTTTGTCACTATTTCTTCCGCATCCTTCACTAATGTTAGTAGGGATTGAAGAACAAGCTCTTCTTATCTGACTTGTTAATCCATAAAGTTCTTCTTTTGGAAAAAGAGAAGTTATTTTATAGATTTCTAAAGTAAAAGAATGCCTTAACTGCCAAATATCATATTTTTTGAAATCTCTCATTTTTTTTTGAGGCTTTACGCTTTAGGCAATAGGCTTTACGCTTTTGTGAGAGCCTATAGCTTACGGCTTAAAGCTTACAGCTATTTTAGATTATCGCTAAGATATCATCCTCACGCATGATCAGATAATCAGTTCCTTCCAGTTTTAATTCTGTTCCTGCGTATTTACCATAAAGTACAGTATCACCAACTTTTACGGTCATAGTGTGGTCTTTAGATCCGTTTCCTACTGCAACAACAGTTCCTTTTTGTGGTTTTTCTTTGGCAGTATCTGGAATAAAAATCCCTGAGGCAGTTTTAGTTTCAGCAGCAACAGGCTCAATAAGTACTCTGTCTGAAAGCGGTTTAATGTTTAAGGCCATGATTTTATATTATTATAGTTATACGTTTTTTAATGTTCTTTAAACTTTCAGAAATTATGCCATGCTCTATAAACTGACATTTTTTCTTAAAAAAAATGCCAGCTTTGACAGGCTGGCATTTTTAATATATATTAAAAATATTATTTTGCTGGTGCTGCCGGAGCAGGAGTTTGCTGTGCTGGCGCTGCTGGTGCAGTTGCTGCAGGAGCTTCACCTTTTTCAATAATTTTAGATCCCGTATCTCCTAAAGCTCCAGTGAAGCTTAAGCTTGAAAGCAAGATTAAAGCAATCAAAATAGTAGCTAACGTCCAAGTACTTTTATCTAAAAAGTCAGTTGTTTTTTGTACACCGCCTAACATTTGAGTTCCACTGATAGTAGAAGATAATCCTCCTCCTTTAGGGTTCTGTACCATAATTACTACGATCAATAGAAAGCAAACTATTGTGATTAAAACTAAGAAAATTGAAAATGTGCTCATTGTATTAATTGTTATTGTTATTTTGTTGTAAAATCTTTATATCCGAAATGCGGTCTGCAAAGAAACTAATTTTTTCTGGATATTTCAAAATTAATATTTCATATGCTTGTATGGCCTTTGTATATTTTTTTTGTTCCAAATATACACGGGCTAAAGTCTCTGTCATTAGGTATGAATTGTCCTCTTCATTACTATTAAGTTGAATAGGAGGAGTCGCCATTGTTGGTTTTATTGGAGAGATTTTTGGATTTGTCTCAATAAATCTGTCAATAATTTCGGCTTTTTTCTTTTTTTCTTCCTCAACAGTAACTATTTCAGTTGTTTCTGTGGTTTTTTTTTCACCGTTTTCACTTTCGCTGCGGTCAATAGGTTCTGCTCTTGCCAGTTGAAGCCATTCCTGGAAAGAATGTTTTTCGCTGACAGAAAAATCTATTGGTTTTCCTATTTCAAGATTTTCCTGGGCTTCTTTTACCGTTTCTGGAATTTCAATTTCAGAGGTTTCAATTTCAGGCGTTCCAAATTCTAGAAGTTCTGCTTTTTCAGTAATTTCTTCAACAGCTTCTAGTTCTTCAGTAGTTTTTGCTTCTTCTGTAACTGCTGGTTCTTCAAAAGTAACATTTGCAGCTTCTTTTATAGAAACAAGAACAGGGTTTTCGATTGGGTCAACCTGTACTTCTGCGATTTCATCGTCTACAAATTCATCAAAGAAAGTAGCTTTCACAACTGGTTTTTGAATAATTGGATCAGCTGTTTTTTCTTCAACTTCTTCGACTTTTTTAAATGTATCTAATATTTCTTCTTCACTTAGTGCAGCAATTGTTTCTTCTTCTGGAGCTGGTTCAAAAGCTGGCTCTTCAGTTTCTGTAACTTCTTTAAAAGTATTTAGTATTTCTTCTTCACTTGGAGTGATAACAGATTCAATAACGACTCCTTCAACTGGTTTGTCTTTTATTTCTTCATTTTCTACAGAAGTGTTTGTTTCTTCTTCTTCAAAAATTTCAATTGAATTGTCTGCAGATTGAGTTGTTTCTTCTTCGTCTTTAGTTACTTCTTTAAATGAGTTGAATATTTCTTCTTCATTAAGAATTGCGATTGGCTGTTCAGAAAGTACTTCTTCTTGGTTTTCTTCAACTTCGTTTACTTCTTTAAAAGTACTTAATATTTCTTCTTCACTTGGAATAATCAGTGTAGGTTGTTCTTCAATAACAGGTTCTTCTGTTTTTGCGAAAGTATTAGATTCCGTTTCTTCTGTTTTTTGCTGAATTTTAGACGGTTCTTCAAAAACTACAGTTGTAGCTTCTTTTATCGATTTTAAAATTGATTGTTCAATAGGATCGATACGAACTTCCGGAGCTTTTTTAACTTCTTCAAATGTAACGACTTCGCTGTCAAAAACTTTAATTTCTAAAAGGTCTTTTAATTTTTGATCATAAAAATCGTTTTGGATAGAAGTGAAAGTTTCTGATGTTATAAAATCAAATAAAACCGAACGATCAGCTGTATGAGCTGCAGTTACTTTTAAAGCATAATTATACTTAAAACTGTTTTGATTGTAAAGTCCTTTTAGTCGAAGTGCTCTGGCACTTTGAAAATATGGAAATTCATTCAAAACACTTCCTAATGCTTCTGCCTGCTTTTCTGTAATAGCATCGGGTTTGTTCATTAAGTAGGTATAATCAGTAACGTTCATTATTTATTGTTTAATCGTTTATTTTGTTTAATCGTTTAATTGTTTATTTGTTTAACTGTTTAATCGGTTGTTTTTATTTATCGATTTAACGAACAAACAATTTAACAGTTAAACCAAAAAATTACCATTTTGCCAGTGACTCATTAAAAATATCCTGAGTTATTCTCTCAAAAATAGTTTTAATAGCTTCATTTAATACAGATCCTGTTGGCAGACTTGCTCCAGGGAAGTCATAGTAAAATTCAAAAGGTTTTTCAAAATCGTCAGTTTCTTTCTTTTTATTGGTGAATCTTACATTAATACGAATTGTTAAACGGTTTTGTGCCGCACCTACATCACCTGTTGATGTTACAGCTGTTGCTGTCATTGGGGTGATTCTATAATCAACAATTTCACCTTCATAAGCTAGTTCACCTCCATTGCTTACCAAGTTTAAATTGGTCTGGTTCATAATTAAATCCTGCAATGCTAATGTAAAATCCCTGTCAATTCCGGGTTCAACTAAATCAGCATTGTTGTGGAAAAAGCTAACCTGAAATGTTTTAGCATCTATTGGACTTGCTCCTGTAAAGTTATAAACGCCGCATCCGCTAAAAGTGGTTGCGACTAATAATAGTAAAAGATATTTTAAGTGTTTCATTTTGTTTTAAGGATTGCTTCGCCATTTTGCTGAGGCTAGGGTCAAAGATATTCATTTCGTTTAAAACATTTTTGAGTTTTAACTTCTTTACAGGAAATTACAAATCAAATTGTTTAATTTTTCTATATAAAGTCCTTTCTGAGATTCCCAGTTCATCAGCTGCAGCTTTTCGTTTTCCTTTGTTTTTCTCTAATGATTTTTTGATCATTTCGATTTCTTTTTGTTCTAAACGTAAAACTTCTTCTTCTTCAATAGTTTCAGCAAACAAATAATTGTGATCCGGAATCTGATAGCTTTCTTCACGAACTGCCGGCGTCATAACAGCGGTTCTTGGTTCTTCTTCAAAATCAATTTCACTGTCATTTTCCTGAGAACCGTATATCTTTTGAATTAAATTCGGATTAATATCCTGCATTTTAGAACTTCCTCCATTCTTCATTAATTCTAAAGTCAGTTTTTTCAAATCATTCAAGTCGCTTCTCATGTCAAAAAGTACTTTGTATAAAATATCTCTTTCAGTGCTAAAATCGCTTTCCTTTTTACTGTCGCTTATAACTGAAGGCAGATTGCTTCCTTCAGCAGGAAGATATGAAGACAGTGTAGAAGCTGAAATGTCGCGGTTCGTTTCTAAAACCGAAATCTGCTCTGCCACATTTCGAAGCTGGCGGATGTTTCCATTCCATCTAAATTTTTGCAGAAGATGAACGGCATCGTCATCTAATTTTAAAGGAGGCATTTTGTATTTATGAGCAAAATCAGCTACAAATTTTCTAAATAATAAATGAATATCATCGTTTCTTTCTCTTAAAGGAGGTAAAGTAATTTCGACTGTACTTAAACGATAGTACAAATCTTCACGGAATTTTCCTTTTTCGATTGCGTTGAATAAATTCACGTTTGTTGCTGCAACAATACGAACATTTGTTTTTTGAACCTGAGAAGAACCTACTTTTATGAATTCACCATTTTCCAAAACACGAAGTAATCTTACTTGTGTAGTCAATGGTAATTCTCCAACTTCATCCAAAAAGATTGTCCCGCCATCAGCCACTTCAAAATAACCTTCACGCGTGCTTGTCGCACCTGTAAAAGCTCCTTTTTCGTGACCAAAAAGTTCACTGTCTATAGTCCCCTCGGGAATTGCACCGCAGTTTACGGCAATATATTTACCATGCTTTCTGTGCGAAAGCGAATGTATAATTCTAGGAATGTTTTCTTTACCAACACCACTTTCCCCAGTTACCATAACCGAAATATCAGTTGGAGCAACCTGAATGGCTTTTTCAATGGCACGATTTAATTTCGGGTCATTACCAATAATCTCAAATCGTTGTTTTATTGCTTGAACTGTTTCCATATCGATTTTATCTTTTGCCACGAATTTCTCGAATTTCACAAATTCTTGAAAAGTGGTCAATGAATAACTCTTTTGTGTTGTAATGTCTTTTTATTAAAATTAACGATAATTCCTAAATCACTATCAGCTAATTTTAAATAAT includes:
- a CDS encoding alkaline phosphatase family protein encodes the protein MKKHFTSLLSLIFLSLSFFLQAQNTKDNYVVLVSMDGFRWDYAKQFNLQNLPQIAKQGVHAKSMKPSYPTKTFPNHYAIVTGLYPDHHGIINNVFYDADLNESFSLSSKAKSDSRFYGGNPIWNVAEQQGVKAASFFWPGSDIDKRNPSYYKDYDNKIPYGARIDTVLKWLQLPEKQRPHLVTLYFDEPDHSGHNFGPLSPETKKAATKMDSIMGELSRKLDQLPIGKQINLIIVSDHGMADISNDKKVAVLDYLKPEWLGYKDVINPIMSLQAKAGYQDSIANALKKVPHIKFWKSTEVPERLHYGTNPRVHDFVIEAEKGWSLVSKESTHIKGGTHGYDNENKDMHAVFYAKGPAFKVNKEVKTFQNVSVYPLIAHILGLQIDQVDGKLSDVKSMLVN
- a CDS encoding DUF6268 family outer membrane beta-barrel protein — protein: MKSRIISVLIVFTSLHTIAQEKEPAIKTFGKALVDKFPTTRTFDVQYEQLGPSNYNSDLFGNNFERGRIESHNRFKAAFNLPFYASKSKQFVLTTSLRYKYETYEFGDIYNYTSMQTYSRDRQELHLWGGSLSATYMTSLFKKPVIYNATATVDGDEDGFQRLKGFVSAVIVLKRTPSTTITLGALALLDPSSIVPVTPLFSVNHKFNNSKWDMDFILPQRLLFRRELLENGRISFGTELNTESFYLNLNTSNLNGVYELNQLELKSGITYEYCFTPKIIAFVKGGVNNVVSARITEKGERTNRYVYDQKEDAQGYVRIGVSYNLFQKK
- a CDS encoding SulP family inorganic anion transporter; the protein is MKKAFQLFDFSQKVNYKNEILAGLTVAMTMIPESLSFAILAGFPPLVGLYAEFIAGLVTAIFGGRPGMISGGAGATVIVLIALMKSHGIEYVFAAVALGGVVQICIGLFKLGKFIRLVPQPVMFGFVNGLAVVIFMSQLEQFKTIVNGQVSWLQGTPLYIMLGLVALTVAIVLVFPKITKAVPASLVAIMVVFALVIVFNIETKTVEDIASVQGGFPPFHIPNIPISFETLKIIFPYSVIVAAVGLTEGLLTLNLVDEITGTRGNSNRECIAQGSSNILNGFFYGMGGCPMIAQTLVNLGAGSRARLSGIIAALTILLIILFGAPVIGKLPMAALVGVMMMVAITTFEWASFRIINKMPKHDIFVGILVALITIVLHNLALAVLIGVIISALVFAWESAKRIRARQFIDENGIKHYEIYGPLFFGSITAFLEKFDVQNDPEHVIIDFKESRVSDMSAIEALNNLTKKYRQENKTIELQHLSADCRQLLKNADAVINVNVIEDPTYKVVS
- a CDS encoding oxidoreductase, translating into MDNNKVWFITGASKGLGLELAKKLLAEGFKVAATSRSEEALVKVLGNSSEKFLPLEMDLVDEKSVKSAIDKTINHFKTIDVLVNNAGYGLLGALEELTDAESRKNYEVNVFGLLNVIRNTMPILRANKSGHIFNISSVGGYYGEFPGWGIYCSTKFAVAGLTESLAAEVKSFGVHATIVYPGYFRTDFLKDSSLLLPQNPIADYKEVRQSESAHKEDINQNQPGDPVKLAEALIKASEDQNPPLHLFLGEDAYNMANQKIASVKSELEAWKEVSVSTGF
- a CDS encoding helix-turn-helix domain-containing protein; translated protein: MKLTETLEDFYTVKIKGMPENLKKEIGHFNVFKLDDYIGSTCNPLPYTRKDFYKISLIVGRNKVHYADKVVAIEDQALFFANPQIPYSWEHIDENQTGFFCIFTDAFFSQFGNLKEYPLFQPGGNPVVPVSKELAESLKTVYLRMLEEINSDYAFKYDVLRNLVFEIIHLALKTQTVTASLYSKSNATIRVSSLFLELLERQFPIESITQQINFRSPSEYANQLNVHVNHLNKALKETTGKTTSQIISERIIQEAMILLKQTNWNINEIAWCLGFEELSHFINFFKKNVQVSPKNYRLAEIV